The following are from one region of the Hymenobacter sp. YIM 151858-1 genome:
- the nrfD gene encoding NrfD/PsrC family molybdoenzyme membrane anchor subunit codes for MQHVSPVRIPLVTSGKTYHDVTQDVCRQVEAKPNIRWMAALAVALFFLGIFFYSVYRTLWYGIGEWGLNKTVDWAWDITNFVWWVGIGHAGTLISAVLLLFRQKWRTSINRAAEAMTIFAVICAAMFPVLHMGRPWLAYWVLPLQNTWGSLWVNFNSPLLWDVFAISTYFSVSLVFWYTGLIPDFATIRDRAKGPIARRAYALLSFGWKGGAKHWSRYETVSLILAGVSTPLVLSVHTIVSMDFATSVVPGWHTTIFPPYFVAGAIFSGFAMVLTLMLITRVVFRLEDYITLEHIALMNKIMMITGSIVGVAYITEFFIAWYSQVEFEQYAFINRATGPYWWAYWSMMTCNVISPQLVWIRRIRYSIPATFILSIIVNIGMWFERFVIIVTSLHRDYLPSSWAMFSPSIIDIGIYVGTLGLFFTLFLLFAKFFPVINMAEVKSILKYGVDNGPTYGGANTGAQQSSYRPTGAPASAPVNYNKHD; via the coding sequence ATGCAGCACGTTTCGCCTGTACGTATACCGCTCGTAACGAGCGGTAAGACGTACCACGACGTCACCCAGGACGTGTGCCGCCAGGTGGAGGCCAAGCCGAACATCCGTTGGATGGCCGCGCTAGCCGTAGCCTTGTTCTTTCTGGGCATTTTCTTCTATTCCGTTTACCGTACGCTTTGGTACGGTATCGGTGAGTGGGGCCTGAACAAAACGGTTGACTGGGCTTGGGATATCACCAACTTCGTATGGTGGGTAGGTATTGGCCACGCTGGTACTCTGATTTCAGCTGTACTCTTGCTGTTCCGTCAGAAGTGGCGGACCTCGATCAACCGTGCGGCTGAGGCTATGACCATTTTCGCCGTAATCTGCGCTGCGATGTTCCCGGTTTTGCACATGGGCCGTCCTTGGCTGGCTTACTGGGTTCTACCTCTGCAAAACACTTGGGGCTCGTTGTGGGTGAACTTCAATTCGCCTTTGCTCTGGGACGTATTTGCTATTTCGACTTACTTCTCGGTTTCGCTGGTATTTTGGTATACCGGTCTCATCCCTGATTTCGCGACCATTCGTGACCGTGCAAAAGGTCCGATTGCTCGCCGTGCTTATGCGCTGCTCAGCTTCGGTTGGAAAGGTGGCGCCAAGCACTGGTCACGCTACGAAACGGTTTCGCTGATCCTTGCGGGTGTTTCTACCCCGCTGGTATTATCGGTGCACACCATCGTATCAATGGACTTTGCTACTTCAGTAGTACCAGGATGGCACACTACCATCTTCCCGCCCTACTTCGTGGCGGGTGCTATCTTCTCGGGTTTCGCCATGGTACTCACGCTGATGCTGATTACCCGCGTTGTGTTCCGCTTAGAAGACTACATCACGCTCGAGCACATCGCTCTCATGAATAAAATCATGATGATTACGGGCTCTATCGTTGGTGTTGCTTACATCACGGAATTCTTCATTGCTTGGTACTCGCAGGTGGAATTTGAGCAGTATGCATTCATCAACCGTGCTACTGGTCCTTACTGGTGGGCGTACTGGTCGATGATGACTTGCAACGTGATTTCGCCGCAGCTGGTATGGATTCGTCGCATTCGCTACAGCATTCCCGCTACGTTCATTCTGTCGATCATTGTGAACATTGGTATGTGGTTCGAGCGCTTCGTAATTATCGTTACGTCGTTGCACCGCGACTACCTCCCATCCAGCTGGGCAATGTTTTCGCCTTCGATCATTGACATCGGGATTTATGTAGGTACGCTGGGTTTATTCTTCACCCTGTTCCTACTCTTTGCTAAGTTTTTCCCTGTGATTAACATGGCTGAGGTTAAATCTATCCTCAAATACGGTGTGGACAACGGTCCGACTTATGGTGGTGCCAACACCGGCGCTCAACAGTCGAGCTACCGTCCGACCGGTGCTCCTGCTTCTGCTCCCGTAAACTACAACAAGCATGACTAA
- a CDS encoding DUF3341 domain-containing protein has product MTKRYALGIFEDEDVLLHAIENIRAAGVKIYDVFSPYPVHGIDDALGIERSRLPIAAFFYGLCGLSFALWMQIYMMGFDWPMIVGGKPHIGLPAFIPVAFELTVLFTAHGMMITFFLISKLWPRWRVPVMDVRSTDDKFVMAIELKEGTDLAQLTQLLRSNGASEVNEKEMTKE; this is encoded by the coding sequence ATGACTAAGCGGTACGCGCTCGGCATCTTCGAAGATGAAGACGTGCTCTTGCACGCTATTGAAAACATCCGCGCTGCCGGCGTAAAAATCTACGACGTTTTCTCGCCTTACCCCGTTCACGGCATCGATGATGCTTTGGGTATCGAACGCTCCCGTCTGCCGATTGCTGCGTTCTTCTATGGCTTGTGTGGCTTGTCGTTTGCTCTGTGGATGCAGATATACATGATGGGTTTCGACTGGCCAATGATCGTAGGCGGTAAACCCCACATTGGTCTGCCTGCCTTCATTCCGGTTGCTTTCGAGCTGACGGTTCTCTTCACGGCTCACGGCATGATGATTACCTTCTTCCTGATCAGCAAGCTCTGGCCACGTTGGCGCGTACCGGTTATGGACGTGCGTTCTACGGATGATAAGTTCGTCATGGCAATCGAGCTGAAAGAAGGAACCGATCTGGCTCAACTCACCCAGCTGCTGCGCAGCAATGGTGCTTCTGAGGTGAACGAGAAAGAAATGACCAAAGAATAA
- a CDS encoding c-type cytochrome: MTHFVKYGVQASAIVFASVLVTACNDANDPGLEYAPQMYESIPYEPLKQYDANTVNPMGINMRNPAIATVPRGKLDYFNHIGKDSVGIASRTLRNPLAYSRQNLEEGKVLYTRVCQHCHGEQGDGNGPVGAKFKGVPNYSAGAYANMNDAHIYHVIQWGKGRMMPHGSIVNPEERWKIAMYVRVLQKGKGPEGMSELVQDELTPTQKTNPENQEPYGQAQADKASETPGQGGTEARNGTAE; the protein is encoded by the coding sequence ATGACGCACTTTGTAAAATATGGCGTCCAGGCTTCGGCCATTGTGTTCGCTTCGGTGCTGGTAACTGCTTGCAACGATGCCAACGATCCAGGCTTGGAGTATGCGCCTCAGATGTACGAGTCAATCCCGTACGAGCCGCTGAAACAGTACGATGCTAATACGGTTAATCCGATGGGCATCAATATGCGTAACCCAGCTATTGCTACGGTTCCGCGTGGTAAGCTTGACTACTTCAACCATATCGGTAAAGACAGTGTAGGTATAGCTTCGCGCACTTTGCGTAATCCGCTTGCTTACAGCCGTCAAAACCTGGAAGAAGGCAAAGTCCTTTACACCAGAGTCTGCCAACACTGCCATGGCGAGCAGGGTGACGGCAATGGACCTGTAGGAGCTAAGTTTAAAGGCGTTCCCAACTATTCAGCTGGTGCTTACGCCAACATGAACGATGCTCATATCTACCACGTGATTCAATGGGGTAAAGGACGTATGATGCCGCACGGCTCAATAGTCAACCCCGAAGAACGTTGGAAGATTGCGATGTACGTGCGCGTACTGCAGAAAGGTAAAGGGCCGGAAGGCATGAGCGAGTTGGTACAAGACGAACTCACTCCTACGCAAAAAACCAATCCCGAAAATCAGGAGCCGTACGGTCAAGCTCAGGCTGACAAAGCTTCGGAAACCCCGGGCCAAGGTGGCACGGAAGCTCGTAACGGCACGGCAGAGTAA
- a CDS encoding quinol:cytochrome C oxidoreductase encodes MASTHHHEPVTAEFLELSPAARRRFILFIVAGVVLMAIGLIMAAMNVGGHHEVAAAGHGASEGAGASVEHGGDHAPIWLRRLFVSLWQSNTYLIGISVVGTVFVAINTVAYAGWSIIVRRIAEAFSAWLLPGLAIMLIVFFASGHNLFHWRTEGIMDPTSEHYDAIIAGKSGFLNLPFYLIRMVLFVLIWWFFSERLRKLSLEEDQLGGTGFWDKSINVSALFLVLFAVTSSIAAWDWVMSIDTHWFSTMFGWYVFASWWVAGIAAILLTAIFLKQAGYLRFLNSNHLHDLGKLMFGFSIFWTYIWFSQFMLIWYANLPEESVYFNQRLGGFNGQYTWLFFFNLIINFAFPFLALMTRDAKRQMIMLKIVAIAVLIGHWLDFYMMIMPGTMKADSGFIIEIGTALVFLGAFLLLMTKRLSQASLIPVNHPFVEESVHHTT; translated from the coding sequence ATGGCTTCAACGCATCATCACGAACCTGTAACGGCTGAGTTCCTCGAACTCTCGCCCGCTGCGCGCCGTCGGTTCATCCTGTTCATTGTTGCCGGGGTCGTGCTAATGGCCATCGGTCTCATAATGGCTGCTATGAATGTGGGCGGCCACCACGAAGTTGCCGCTGCTGGTCATGGTGCCTCAGAGGGCGCTGGTGCATCAGTTGAGCATGGCGGCGATCATGCCCCTATCTGGCTACGTCGGCTATTTGTTAGCCTTTGGCAAAGCAATACCTACCTGATTGGTATTTCGGTTGTAGGAACTGTGTTCGTTGCCATCAACACGGTTGCTTACGCGGGCTGGTCGATCATCGTCCGCCGTATTGCTGAGGCCTTCAGCGCTTGGCTGCTGCCCGGTTTGGCAATTATGCTGATCGTTTTCTTCGCCAGCGGTCATAACCTCTTCCACTGGCGTACTGAGGGCATCATGGATCCGACCTCGGAACATTATGATGCAATCATTGCTGGCAAGTCAGGTTTCCTGAATCTGCCGTTCTACTTAATCCGGATGGTGCTGTTTGTACTTATCTGGTGGTTCTTCTCGGAGCGTTTGCGTAAGCTTTCGCTAGAAGAAGACCAGCTTGGAGGTACAGGCTTTTGGGATAAGAGCATCAATGTATCAGCCTTGTTCCTGGTGCTGTTCGCAGTAACCTCTTCGATTGCAGCTTGGGACTGGGTTATGTCTATCGACACGCACTGGTTCTCAACAATGTTTGGTTGGTACGTGTTTGCTTCATGGTGGGTAGCGGGGATTGCTGCTATCCTACTAACGGCTATTTTCTTAAAGCAAGCAGGCTACTTGCGCTTCCTGAACTCTAACCACCTGCATGACCTAGGCAAGTTGATGTTTGGTTTCAGCATCTTCTGGACCTATATATGGTTCTCGCAATTCATGCTGATCTGGTATGCTAACCTGCCAGAAGAATCGGTTTACTTCAACCAGCGCTTAGGCGGGTTTAATGGGCAGTACACTTGGCTGTTTTTCTTCAACCTGATTATCAACTTCGCTTTCCCCTTCCTGGCTCTGATGACGCGCGATGCAAAACGCCAGATGATCATGTTGAAAATCGTTGCTATTGCCGTTTTGATCGGCCACTGGCTTGATTTCTACATGATGATTATGCCCGGAACGATGAAGGCCGACAGTGGGTTTATCATTGAGATTGGTACTGCGCTAGTATTCCTAGGTGCGTTCCTTCTGCTGATGACGAAACGTCTGTCACAGGCATCATTGATTCCTGTCAATCACCCCTTCGTAGAGGAGAGCGTACATCACACAACCTAA
- a CDS encoding cytochrome c oxidase subunit II: MIALGILLALVLLLVVFGLLFRLQILTSIFSGSYNRPVGLSNRVNAILMLLFLIVGGAAFAYSFVDNFDKMNPPIASVHGMHTEKLFWTTMVVIGIVFVITQVALFVYSYRYQYREGRRAFFFSHNNKIEIIWTVIPAVVMSGLIFGGWKEWTSIMGPAPKDAIEVEVMGKQFNFLVRYPGRDQKLGNINYRLIDATNEFGFDLNDQRGMDDFTAGEVHVPKGHPVLMRIRSRDVLHAVYAPHFRVQMYAVPGMPTKFWFTPTKTTDEMRAQTGNPNFNYEIACNQICGRGHFAMKATIIVDEPEDYIAWYSQQKSFVEQNPDVLADFKQKKAASVEQAQAAVAVPSTVSAKAAL, encoded by the coding sequence ATGATTGCTCTAGGTATCCTTCTGGCGCTGGTGCTCCTTCTGGTCGTGTTCGGCCTCTTGTTCCGGCTACAGATTCTGACTTCCATTTTCTCGGGCAGCTATAACCGGCCAGTAGGCCTCAGCAACCGGGTAAATGCCATCTTAATGTTGTTATTCCTGATTGTAGGAGGCGCAGCATTTGCTTATTCGTTTGTCGACAACTTCGACAAAATGAATCCGCCGATTGCTTCGGTACACGGCATGCATACCGAGAAGCTTTTCTGGACCACAATGGTGGTTATCGGTATCGTATTCGTTATAACTCAAGTAGCGTTGTTTGTCTACTCTTATCGTTACCAGTATCGTGAAGGTCGTCGTGCGTTCTTTTTCTCGCACAACAACAAAATCGAGATTATCTGGACGGTAATCCCAGCGGTGGTTATGTCGGGCCTCATCTTTGGCGGCTGGAAAGAATGGACGAGCATTATGGGTCCTGCTCCAAAAGATGCCATTGAGGTAGAGGTAATGGGTAAGCAGTTCAACTTCCTTGTTCGTTACCCCGGTCGCGACCAAAAGCTCGGCAACATCAACTACCGTTTGATTGATGCTACCAACGAGTTTGGCTTCGATCTGAACGATCAGCGCGGAATGGACGATTTCACGGCTGGTGAGGTACACGTACCTAAAGGCCATCCGGTGCTGATGCGTATCCGTTCGCGCGACGTGTTGCACGCAGTGTACGCTCCCCACTTCCGTGTTCAGATGTACGCCGTACCTGGCATGCCTACTAAGTTTTGGTTTACTCCTACCAAAACTACTGACGAAATGCGGGCTCAAACGGGTAACCCGAATTTCAACTACGAGATTGCCTGCAATCAGATCTGCGGTCGGGGTCACTTCGCAATGAAGGCCACCATTATCGTTGACGAGCCTGAAGATTACATTGCTTGGTATTCTCAGCAGAAGTCGTTCGTAGAGCAAAACCCAGATGTACTTGCCGATTTCAAACAGAAAAAGGCTGCCTCTGTTGAACAAGCACAAGCTGCTGTAGCGGTGCCCTCTACTGTTTCGGCTAAAGCCGCCCTCTAA
- a CDS encoding cytochrome c oxidase subunit I, giving the protein MGSAPTSAPHIQHHVAGDHHDEHHDEGNFLTKYVFSTDHKMIAKQFLISGIAWAFIGATLSTLFRIQLGWPDAQLTWLEPLLGRWVEGGKLNPEFYLALVTMHGTIMVFFVLTAGLSGTFSNFLIPLQIGARDMASGFMNMLSFWFFFLAGVVMFVSLFLETGPAAAGWTIYPPLSALPQAIPGSGAGQTLWLVSMALFIVSQLLGGVNYITTVINLRTAGMSMAKLPLTIWSFFLTAILGLLSFPVLFSAALLLIFDRSFGTSFFLSDIYIGGEALNHVGGSPILFQHLFWFLGHPEVYIVIMPAMGIVSEVMATNARKPIFGYRAMIGSLIGISLLSFVVWAHHMFVTGMNPFLGSVFMFLTLIIAVPSAVKTFNWLATLWRGNIRFTAAMLFAIGFVSLFVSGGLTGIILGNAALDIQMHNTYFVVAHFHLVMGSSAFFGMFAGVYHWFPKMFGRMMDEKLGYVHFWLTILAAYLVFLPMHYVGIAGFPRRYYAYTAYETFNQFADLNTFISIAAIFAFFAQFVFLFNFVYSIFRGRRATENPWNSNTLEWTTPVVPGHGNWPGAIPAVYRWPYDYSKPGAEQDFIPQNIPYSQTVSSNLPYEREME; this is encoded by the coding sequence ATGGGCTCGGCACCAACCAGCGCGCCGCACATCCAGCATCACGTAGCCGGCGACCACCACGACGAGCACCATGATGAAGGCAACTTCCTAACGAAGTATGTTTTCAGCACGGACCACAAGATGATTGCTAAGCAATTCCTGATTTCAGGTATTGCCTGGGCTTTTATCGGTGCCACGCTCTCCACGCTGTTCCGTATTCAGTTGGGTTGGCCCGATGCTCAGCTTACGTGGCTTGAGCCATTGCTGGGTCGTTGGGTAGAAGGAGGGAAGCTTAACCCCGAATTCTATCTGGCATTGGTTACCATGCACGGCACTATCATGGTGTTCTTCGTGCTAACTGCAGGTTTGAGCGGTACCTTCTCGAACTTCCTCATCCCACTGCAGATCGGTGCGCGTGATATGGCTTCGGGCTTTATGAACATGCTCTCGTTCTGGTTCTTCTTCCTGGCGGGTGTGGTAATGTTCGTTTCGCTGTTCCTCGAAACCGGGCCTGCAGCTGCTGGCTGGACGATCTATCCTCCGCTCAGTGCGTTGCCGCAAGCCATTCCTGGCTCAGGAGCTGGCCAAACCCTTTGGCTGGTTTCGATGGCTCTGTTCATTGTATCGCAGCTCCTAGGTGGTGTTAACTACATCACTACTGTAATCAACCTGCGTACTGCCGGTATGTCGATGGCTAAATTGCCGCTGACAATCTGGTCGTTCTTCCTGACTGCAATTCTGGGTCTGCTTTCTTTCCCGGTACTGTTCTCAGCTGCTCTGCTACTAATCTTTGACCGTTCTTTTGGCACTAGCTTCTTCCTCTCCGATATCTACATTGGTGGTGAAGCTCTGAACCATGTTGGCGGTAGCCCGATCCTGTTCCAGCACTTATTCTGGTTCCTAGGTCACCCGGAAGTTTACATTGTAATCATGCCGGCCATGGGTATTGTATCAGAAGTAATGGCTACGAATGCTCGTAAGCCGATCTTCGGTTACCGTGCCATGATTGGTTCGCTGATCGGTATCTCGCTGTTGTCGTTCGTTGTGTGGGCTCACCACATGTTCGTAACGGGCATGAACCCCTTCCTGGGGTCGGTGTTTATGTTCCTGACGCTCATCATTGCAGTGCCTTCAGCAGTAAAAACCTTTAACTGGTTGGCTACACTGTGGCGCGGTAACATCCGCTTTACTGCTGCTATGCTGTTTGCCATTGGCTTCGTTTCGCTATTCGTATCGGGTGGTCTGACGGGTATCATCCTAGGCAACGCTGCACTCGACATCCAGATGCACAACACCTACTTCGTGGTGGCCCACTTCCACCTAGTAATGGGTAGCTCTGCATTCTTCGGTATGTTCGCCGGTGTTTACCACTGGTTCCCGAAGATGTTTGGCCGCATGATGGACGAAAAGCTCGGCTACGTACACTTCTGGCTAACCATCCTGGCTGCTTACTTGGTATTCCTGCCGATGCACTACGTTGGTATTGCTGGTTTCCCACGTCGCTACTACGCCTACACGGCGTACGAGACCTTCAACCAGTTTGCTGACCTGAACACGTTCATTTCGATAGCTGCAATCTTTGCTTTCTTCGCACAGTTTGTATTCCTGTTCAACTTCGTGTACAGCATCTTCCGCGGTCGTCGAGCTACCGAGAACCCGTGGAACTCGAATACGCTGGAATGGACTACGCCAGTGGTTCCTGGTCACGGCAACTGGCCTGGCGCAATTCCGGCAGTTTACCGCTGGCCTTACGACTACAGCAAGCCCGGCGCAGAGCAGGACTTCATTCCTCAGAATATCCCGTACTCGCAGACTGTTTCTTCGAACCTGCCGTACGAGCGCGAAATGGAATAA
- a CDS encoding COX15/CtaA family protein, producing the protein MDTPAFERRFKLVATLTLVAVYVLILVGGIVRSTGSGMGCPDWPKCFGQWVPPTHINQLPSNYKEIYTAQRVAKNERLAKTLASLGFAEVAADIFAHPNQYIETDFNATKTWIEYLNRLTGVVIGFLILLTVVFAWPYRRTDPLIFWATFLSFTTVGIQGWLGSLVVSTNLLPVMVTIHMSLALVLVALLIWTIVRADKCAVTRPSQPLPTSSAVLLLCLTALTFLQIVVGTQVREDIDMVAFGLNYMHRDQWIGQLGGVFRFHRTFSAVLLVGNVYVAVRLLQTGNAALIKMAYATLLVLVLEIVAGITLAYFGMPAAAQPIHLTLGTLLFGVQFLAFVQYRKLMHLPQTARHPLVVA; encoded by the coding sequence ATGGACACACCAGCTTTTGAACGCCGATTTAAGCTCGTCGCTACCCTAACGTTGGTAGCGGTTTACGTGCTGATTTTGGTAGGAGGAATTGTGAGAAGCACAGGCTCGGGAATGGGTTGCCCCGATTGGCCCAAATGTTTTGGCCAGTGGGTGCCTCCTACTCATATCAATCAATTACCTTCTAATTATAAGGAGATATACACGGCCCAGCGCGTAGCCAAAAATGAGCGCCTTGCTAAAACGCTCGCAAGCCTTGGTTTCGCTGAAGTAGCGGCCGACATTTTCGCTCATCCCAATCAGTACATCGAAACTGATTTCAACGCCACCAAAACCTGGATTGAATACCTGAACAGGCTGACGGGTGTAGTGATTGGTTTTCTAATACTACTCACAGTCGTTTTTGCATGGCCCTACCGTCGAACCGACCCCTTAATTTTTTGGGCAACGTTTCTGAGTTTTACAACAGTGGGTATACAAGGATGGCTGGGCTCATTGGTGGTTTCCACCAATCTGCTGCCGGTTATGGTTACTATACACATGAGTTTGGCTCTGGTGCTGGTTGCGTTACTGATTTGGACTATCGTTAGAGCTGACAAGTGTGCGGTAACAAGGCCCTCACAGCCTTTGCCTACTAGTTCGGCTGTGCTGCTTTTATGTCTGACCGCTCTTACCTTCTTGCAGATTGTGGTAGGTACGCAGGTGCGGGAGGATATTGATATGGTGGCTTTTGGTTTGAACTACATGCACCGCGACCAATGGATTGGGCAGTTAGGTGGTGTATTTAGGTTTCACCGCACTTTTTCGGCAGTGCTGTTGGTAGGTAACGTGTATGTTGCCGTTAGACTCCTGCAAACCGGTAATGCAGCCCTCATCAAGATGGCTTACGCCACGCTGCTGGTACTGGTACTCGAAATTGTAGCAGGTATCACGCTCGCCTATTTTGGGATGCCTGCTGCAGCGCAGCCAATTCATCTTACCCTAGGTACATTGCTGTTCGGGGTGCAGTTTCTGGCCTTCGTACAATACCGAAAGTTGATGCACTTGCCTCAAACCGCCCGGCATCCGCTTGTTGTTGCGTAA
- the cyoE gene encoding heme o synthase — protein sequence MTKVRAYFQLLKFRLSLTVAFSAAIGFMLGQHEFAWRVHWAEALLVMLGGLLVTGSANTINQIYEKDLDRLMKRTAQRPLPQGVLTITEAWVFVVITGLAGLLLLGLYFNPLTAVISLLSLILYGFIYTPLKRISPICVAVGAIPGGLPPMIGWVAATGMLTVEAWILFGIQFMWQFPHFWAIAWVLDEDYSKAGFRMLPTSGGRDLRTAFQIMTYTLLLIPLSLLPMQFGMTGKTSALIAVLCGVLFLMQTFYLMRTGSKKAAMRIMFGSFLYLPIVQIALVIDKL from the coding sequence ATGACAAAGGTCAGGGCCTACTTCCAACTTCTGAAATTCCGGCTTTCGCTCACCGTAGCGTTTTCTGCGGCTATCGGCTTCATGCTCGGCCAGCATGAGTTTGCATGGCGTGTTCACTGGGCCGAGGCTTTGCTAGTAATGCTGGGCGGCTTATTGGTAACGGGCTCTGCAAATACCATCAACCAGATATACGAGAAGGATCTGGATCGGCTGATGAAACGAACGGCCCAACGCCCGTTGCCGCAGGGTGTACTCACCATAACCGAAGCCTGGGTTTTTGTTGTTATTACGGGGTTGGCGGGCCTGTTGCTGTTGGGCTTGTACTTCAATCCGCTAACGGCTGTCATATCCCTGCTTTCGCTTATTCTCTACGGGTTTATTTACACTCCCTTAAAGCGTATCTCTCCCATTTGTGTGGCAGTGGGGGCCATACCCGGAGGTTTGCCGCCCATGATTGGCTGGGTAGCTGCCACGGGGATGCTGACGGTAGAAGCCTGGATTCTCTTTGGCATTCAGTTTATGTGGCAATTCCCGCACTTCTGGGCTATCGCCTGGGTGCTCGATGAGGACTACAGCAAAGCCGGGTTCCGGATGCTACCAACCTCCGGAGGGCGCGATTTGCGCACGGCCTTTCAGATAATGACTTATACGCTGCTGCTCATCCCGCTTAGCCTGCTGCCCATGCAGTTTGGCATGACGGGTAAAACATCGGCGCTTATTGCTGTACTGTGCGGAGTTTTATTCCTGATGCAGACGTTTTACCTCATGCGTACCGGCTCCAAGAAGGCCGCGATGCGCATCATGTTTGGCTCGTTTCTGTACCTCCCGATCGTGCAGATAGCCTTAGTCATCGACAAACTCTAA
- a CDS encoding cytochrome c oxidase subunit 3, producing the protein MHPSESLNNKQVALGIHPLRFLLWLMIISITMMFAAFTSAFIVRRGEGGWLEFDLPSGLVFNSAVILLSSAAMQWAWFSARRDELRRVQLAMLVTFALGVLFLIGQWQVWEELVQNKIFFGGKDSNPGGSFVYVLTGVHAFHLVTGLVFLLVVLLKSLRFQVHSRQMMAMTNGTIYWHFLGGLWLYLYLFLLLNH; encoded by the coding sequence ATGCATCCTTCCGAGTCGTTAAATAATAAGCAAGTAGCCCTAGGTATTCATCCGTTGCGCTTCCTGCTGTGGCTGATGATCATCAGCATTACCATGATGTTCGCGGCGTTTACGAGCGCCTTCATCGTGCGTCGGGGCGAAGGTGGTTGGCTTGAGTTCGATCTGCCCTCAGGTTTGGTATTCAACTCAGCAGTCATTTTGCTTAGCAGTGCTGCTATGCAGTGGGCTTGGTTTTCGGCTCGCCGCGACGAGCTTCGGCGCGTACAGCTGGCTATGCTGGTAACCTTTGCCCTAGGTGTTCTTTTCCTGATTGGGCAATGGCAGGTATGGGAAGAGCTGGTTCAGAACAAGATTTTCTTCGGGGGCAAGGATAGCAACCCAGGGGGTTCTTTCGTATACGTGCTCACCGGTGTACACGCCTTTCACTTGGTAACGGGTTTGGTGTTCCTGTTAGTGGTACTGCTTAAAAGTCTGCGTTTTCAGGTGCACTCCCGGCAAATGATGGCTATGACCAACGGAACCATCTACTGGCACTTCCTGGGTGGGCTTTGGTTGTACCTGTATTTGTTTCTACTTTTGAACCACTGA
- a CDS encoding cytochrome c oxidase subunit 3, which translates to MSTTATQNAAYEAPRSGTWDGGNEPFKASYGKLMMWFFLLSDAFTFAAFLTTYGMVRHRHLAYTGTPEAFQFSTAYWPIPEKVFNAFPGLHGVDIPLAFVALMTMILIVSSVTMVLAVEAGHRMDKDDVQKWLLWTILFGGMFLGCQAWEWSHFISGTDEGTLMADGTRFFGANLTMNQYGPVLFADLFFFITGFHGTHVFSGVCLLVYAFIATTNGTFHKRGHYEMVEKIGLYWHFVDLVWVFVFTFFYLI; encoded by the coding sequence ATTTCCACTACGGCAACGCAGAACGCCGCTTACGAAGCGCCGCGCAGCGGCACCTGGGACGGCGGTAACGAACCTTTCAAGGCTAGCTATGGCAAGCTGATGATGTGGTTCTTTCTGCTGTCGGATGCATTCACGTTCGCGGCATTCCTGACCACCTACGGCATGGTGCGTCACCGCCACCTTGCTTACACCGGTACGCCCGAGGCTTTCCAATTCAGCACGGCTTACTGGCCTATTCCGGAGAAAGTATTTAATGCTTTCCCAGGCCTGCACGGGGTTGATATCCCGCTGGCCTTCGTAGCCTTGATGACCATGATTCTCATCGTGTCGTCGGTGACGATGGTACTGGCTGTGGAAGCAGGTCACCGCATGGATAAGGACGACGTGCAGAAGTGGCTGCTGTGGACTATCCTGTTTGGTGGTATGTTCCTGGGTTGCCAGGCTTGGGAATGGTCGCACTTTATCAGCGGCACCGACGAGGGCACGCTGATGGCCGATGGGACGCGCTTCTTCGGAGCAAACCTCACGATGAACCAGTACGGCCCGGTGCTGTTTGCCGATCTGTTCTTCTTCATCACCGGCTTCCACGGCACGCACGTATTCTCGGGCGTTTGCTTGCTGGTATACGCTTTCATCGCGACTACCAACGGTACTTTCCACAAGCGTGGCCACTACGAAATGGTTGAGAAGATTGGCCTGTACTGGCACTTTGTAGACCTGGTGTGGGTATTCGTCTTTACCTTCTTCTACCTGATCTAA
- a CDS encoding cytochrome C oxidase subunit IV family protein gives MAQHAPEHDYNAEGHAVHGKPNVKPILRALLWIVGITAFEFLLAFIMPASTLRNSIFIILTIFKAFFIVAEFMHLRHETKGLIWSILIPMALLIWLLVALVSEGSFVGEAIFNAYK, from the coding sequence ATGGCTCAGCACGCTCCCGAACACGATTACAACGCCGAAGGTCACGCGGTACACGGCAAGCCCAATGTGAAGCCGATTCTGCGTGCTTTGTTGTGGATTGTTGGTATCACTGCCTTCGAATTTTTGCTGGCATTCATCATGCCTGCTTCCACGCTTCGCAACTCGATCTTCATCATCCTGACCATCTTCAAGGCCTTCTTCATCGTTGCCGAGTTTATGCACTTGCGCCACGAAACCAAGGGCCTGATCTGGTCGATCCTGATTCCGATGGCCCTGCTCATCTGGCTGTTGGTGGCTCTGGTTTCTGAAGGTAGCTTCGTTGGCGAAGCCATCTTCAACGCTTACAAATAA